From the genome of Labrus bergylta chromosome 4, fLabBer1.1, whole genome shotgun sequence, one region includes:
- the tmem70 gene encoding transmembrane protein 70, mitochondrial, whose product MLSVNVLRRLRPCGLYQSVNFDVTVRPARLGARSFSACCVRGVKQLHAGRRSSLLNNQAPSLCPSIRCVSTATPSTDGELIYTGSLGRAVRGVKMFSYSSSGASLFIMPQILLKTGFGVQSLALQAAFCGFIGMFIFVTPVVLHFFTRGYVVRLYHHPDTDTYTAVTYSVFLTEKRNVFHQTQVRIPAVSKMFTTFYAGGTGLLVNPDLFAMPQDYNHLMGYDKPFSFQPEDMDS is encoded by the exons ATGTTATCTGTAAATGTCCTCCGCAGATTACGACCTTGTGGACTATATCAGTCGGTAAACTTTGACGTCACCGTCAGGCCCGCGAGGCTCGGAGCTCGCTCGTTCAGCGCGTGCTGTGTTCGGGGGGTGAAGCAGCTGCACGCGGGTAGAAGGTCGAGCCTCCTCAACAACCAG GCTCCTTCCCTATGTCCCTCCATCAGATGTGTCTCCACGGCAACGCCCTCCACGGACGGGGAGCTCATTTACACCGGCAGTCTGGGTCGTGCTGTTAGAG GGGTGAAGATGTTCTCGTACAGCAGCAGCGGGGCCAGCCTCTTCATCATGCCTCAGATCCTCCTGAAGACCGGGTTCGGGGTCCAGAGCTTGGCCCTGCAGGCGGCGTTCTGCGGCTTCATTGGGATGTTCATCTTCGTAACCCCCGTCGTCCTCCACTTTTTCACCCGGGGCTACGTGGTCCGCCTCTACCACCACCCGGACACGGACACCTACACCGCCGTCACTTACAGCGTCTTCCTGACCGAGAAGAGGAACGTGTTCCACCAGACGCAGGTGCGGATCCCCGCCGTCAGCAAGATGTTCACCACCTTCTACGCGGGAGGCACGGGTCTGCTGGTGAACCCCGACCTGTTCGCCATGCCTCAGGACTACAACCACCTGATGGGCTACGACAAACCCTTCAGCTTCCAGCCAGAGGACATGGACAGCTGA
- the exoc3 gene encoding exocyst complex component 3, with protein MEETSREAVATAVQRVAGMLQRSDQLDKVEQYRRREARKKASVEARLKAAIQSQLDGVRTGLTQLHSALIDVKDIQNSLADVSKDWRQSINTIENLKDVKDAVVQHSQLASAVENLKNIFSVPEIVADTQQLIEQAELLQAHRKLIELECSRDDLMYEQYRMDSKNTSDMNLISIYFEDVQGLSDELAKQLWMVLQRSMVTVRSDPTMLVSVVRIIEREEKIDRRMVDRKKQSGFIPPGRPKRWKDKMFEVLEGTVSTRIEGTQSVTRENDKMWLVRLLEITRKYVLDDLTVVKNLMVQCFPPHYNTFNRFFCLYHNTVSTRVTELASEDLEANEIVSLLTWVLNTYKSTEMMGHPELLSECDINQLEPLLPQDVVDDLLSKYVRTFTSNITGWLRKALETDKKDWQKETEPEADQDGYYQTTLPAIVFQMFEQNLQVAAQINRDFKEQVLRLCLKQMVSFLIRYREEAVVYKEEHLRDRQLPQCYVQYMIAIINNCQTFKESINSLKRKYSSESTDSDAAIERTLNEVAKEGCQFLLDEVFLDLEHHLNELMTRKWLTGSHAVDTICVTVEDYFNDFNKIKRPYNQEMTSEALRRVVVEYIKAVMQKRITFKNADERREGAERMIKEADQFKFLFRKLAAGEDTDSLCGAIAAIAEVFKLTDPTLLFLEVTTLGTKYPDIREEHIQALLAVRGDASREMRQMIVGTLSENKVSSSIVTQPIFKDITVPTMTMTTMTSMATAKLLK; from the exons ATGGAGGAGACGAGTCGGGAGGCGGTTGCCACGGCGGTGCAGCGTGTTGCTGGGATGCTGCAGCGATCAGACCAGCTGGATAAAGTGGAGCAgtacagaagaagagaggccCGCAAAAAGGCCTCTGTAGAAGCCAGGCTGAAG GCAGCCATCCAGTCCCAGCTGGATGGTGTTCGTACAGGACTGACCCAGCTGCACTCTGCCCTGATCGACGTCAAAGACATCCAGAACTCTCTGGCTGATGTGAGCAAAGACTGGAGGCAGAGCATCAACACCATCGAGAACCTGAAAGATGTCAAAGATGCTGTAGTTCAACACAGTCAGCTGGCCTCCGCTGTGGAAAACCTGAAGAACATTTTCTCTG TACCAGAGATCGTGGCAGACACTCAGCAGCTGATCGAGCAGGCAGAGCTGCTGCAGGCCCACAGGAAGCTGATCGAGCTGGAGTGTTCACGGGACGACCTCATGTATGAACAGTACCGCATGGACAGCAAGAACACCAGTGACATGAATCTCATATCCATCTATTTTGAAGAC GTTCAGGGCTTGTCAGATGAGCTGGCCAAACAGCTGTGGATGGTGCTGCAGCGGTCCATGGTCACGGTCCGTAGTGACCCCACCATGCTGGTGTCTGTGGTTCGTATCATTGAGCGGGAGGAGAAGATCGATCGACGCATGGTTGACCGTAAGAAACAGTCCGGGTTCATTCCACCAGGACGACCCAAACGCTGGAAGGACAAGATGTTCGAG gtgctgGAGGGTACAGTCAGCACCCGGATCGAGGGCACCCAGTCAGTGACGAGGGAGAATGATAAAATGTGGCTGGTTCGTCTGCTGGAGATAACCAGGAAGTACGTTCTGGACGATCTCACTGTTGTGAAGAACCTCATGGTGCAGTGTTTCCCTCCTCACTACAACACCTTCAACAG gtttTTCTGTCTGTACCACAACACCGTGTCCACTCGTGTGACAGAACTGGCCTCTGAGGACCTGGAGGCTAACGAAATCGTGTCTCTGCTGACCTGGGTCCTAAACACATACAagag tacCGAGATGATGGGCCATCCAGAGCTCCTTTCAGAGTGCGACATCAACCAGCTGGAGCCGCTGCTGCCTCAGGATGTGGTGGACGACCTGCTCAGCAAATACGTCAGGACGTTTACA tctaaCATAACAGGCTGGCTGCGGAAAGCTCTGGAGACGGACAAGAAGGACTGGCAGAAAGAAACAGAACCTGAGGCTGACCAAGACGGATACTACCAGACCACCCTGCCTGCCATCGTCTTTCaa ATGTTTGAGCAGAACCTGCAGGTGGCTGCGCAGATCAACAGGGATTTCAAGGAGCAGGTCCTGAGGCTCTGCCTGAAGCAGATGGTCTCTTTCCTGATCAG GTACAGGGAGGAGGCGGTGGTGTACAAAGAGGAGcacctgagagacagacagctgcCTCAGTGTTACGTTCAGTACATGATCGCCATCATTAACAACTGCCAGACATTCAA AGAGTCCATCAACAGTCTGAAGAGGAAGTACTCGTCGGAGTCCACCGACAGTGACGCCGCCATAGAGAGGACCCTCAATGAGGTGGCCAAGGAGGGATGTCAGTTCCTATTGGATGAAGTCTTCCTAGATCTTGAA CATCACCTGAATGAACTGATGACCAGGAAGTGGCTGACAGGGTCACATGCTGTTGACACCATCTGTGTGACAGTGGAGGACTACTTCAATGACTTCAACAAGATCAAGAGACCCTACAATCAG GAGATGACGAGCGAGGCTCTGCGCAGGGTTGTGGTGGAGTACATCAAAGCAGTGATGCAGAAGAGGATCACCTTTAAGAACGctgatgagaggagagagggagctgAGAGGATGATCAAAGAGGCCGATCAGTTCAAGTTCCTCTTCAGGAAACTGGCTGCT GGTGAAGACACAGACTCGCTCTGTGGGGCCATCGCTGCCATCGCTGAAGTGTTCAAGCTGACCGACCCCACTCTGCTGTTCTTAGAGGTCACCACCCTGGGGACCAAATATCCCGACATCAG GGAGGAGCACATCCAGGCGTTACTGGCAGTGCGTGGGGACGCCAGCAGGGAAATGCGGCAGATGATCGTGGGGACTCTCAGCGAGAACaaagtttcttcttctattgTGACACAGCCCATCTTTAAAGACATCACCGTGCCAACCATGACCATGACGACCATGACCTCCATGGCAACTGCAAAGCTGCTGAAGTAA
- the dnajb6a gene encoding dnaJ homolog subfamily B member 6a: protein MMDYYQVLGVRRDVSAEEIKKAYRKLALRWHPDKNPENKDEAEKKFKELSEAYEVLSDANKRSLYDRYGKEGLSANNGGRGGHYHNGDHFHEPFTFRNPEDVFREFFGGRDPFADLFGADPFGDDPFFGSGRRHQSRSNRNRAGGSFYGGFVGFPPFGAGFSPFDPGFGSFGSMGTMGHMGHMTTMGSLGGGGGFTSFSSTSFGGGGGGGGGGGGGMGNFRSVSTSTKIINGRKITTKRIVENGQERVEVEEDGQLRSLTINGKEQLLQLEHK from the exons ATGATGGACTACTACCAGGTGTTAGGTGTCAGGAGAGACgtgtctgcagaggaaatcAAAAAAGC GTACAGAAAGCTGGCCCTGAGGTGGCATCCTGATAAAAACCCAGAGAACAAGGATGAGGCTGAGAAGAAGTTCAAGGAGCTGTCGGAGGCGTATGAAGTCCTGTCAGATG CCAATAAGAGGTCCTTATACGATCGTTACGGCAAAGAGGGACTGTCGGCGAACAACGGAGGACGAG GGGGACATTATCACAACGGAGACCATTTCCACGAACCATTCACATTCCGAAACCCCGAGGACGTCTTCAGGGAGTTCTTTGGAGGCAGAGACCCCTTTGCAGACTTATTTG GTGCTGATCCGTTTGGTGATGATCCGTTTTTCGGAAGCGGTCGGCGGCACCAAAGTCGATCCAATCGCAACCGGGCGGGTGGTTCATTTTACGGGGGCTTCGTTGGTTTTCCACCCTTCGGCGCTGGCTTCTCACCTTTTGACCCAG GCTTCGGCTCGTTTGGCTCCATGGGCACCATGGGTCACATGGGTCACATGACGACCATGGGCAgtctgggaggaggagggggattcACCTCTTTTTCGTCCACCTCCTtcgggggaggaggaggaggaggcggcggaGGCGGAGGAGGCATGGGCAACTTCCGCTCCGTGTCGACCTCCACCAAGATCATAAACGGCAGAAAGATCACGACTAAAAG AATTGTGGAGAACGGTCAGGAgcgggtggaggtggaggaggacggGCAGCTGCGCTCTCTAACCATTAACGGTAAGGAGCAGCTGCTGCAACTGGAACACAAGTGA